The following proteins are co-located in the Brevibacillus laterosporus DSM 25 genome:
- a CDS encoding FecCD family ABC transporter permease gives MSTNNAYGQMNGKKRMTAGAVGMILLLLSVVASLAIGSVLLPMDEITRILLHQIPGIHSFIPVTWDESSTQIMLNVRLPRVILALLVGASLGIAGAAFQGVLRNPLADPFTLGVSSGASVGAAILIYFGLQYAWLGQWTVPLTAFVTGVCTLVIVLQMARENGKIPIETLILSGVVMQAFLGSIVSFLVAMSKQTINEILFWVMGSLAMRGWSYTSVLLPYLVIGLLILFAYARPLNMLALGERQAGHLGLHVERTKWIVLLTATLVTAAAVSVAGVIGFVGLVVPHLLRMIIGSDYRLLIPMSALGGAIYVLWADTISRTLLAPTEIPLGVVTAFIGAPFFAMLLIRNKRKRRGG, from the coding sequence ATGAGTACAAATAACGCTTACGGACAGATGAATGGGAAAAAAAGAATGACAGCAGGAGCAGTGGGAATGATACTGCTCCTGCTGTCTGTTGTGGCTAGTTTAGCCATTGGTTCTGTTCTGTTGCCGATGGATGAGATTACACGTATTTTATTGCACCAGATTCCTGGGATTCATTCATTTATTCCCGTTACATGGGATGAGTCCTCTACACAAATTATGCTAAACGTCAGATTGCCGAGGGTAATCTTGGCTTTGTTAGTCGGGGCTTCGCTTGGGATAGCAGGGGCAGCGTTTCAAGGTGTTTTACGCAATCCACTAGCAGACCCCTTTACTTTAGGAGTATCCTCTGGTGCTTCAGTTGGGGCGGCCATCCTTATTTACTTTGGCCTGCAATATGCTTGGTTGGGACAATGGACAGTGCCATTGACTGCCTTTGTGACCGGAGTTTGTACATTAGTGATTGTGTTGCAGATGGCAAGAGAAAACGGAAAGATTCCGATTGAAACCCTGATTTTATCTGGGGTAGTTATGCAAGCCTTCCTAGGCTCGATTGTTTCTTTTCTTGTGGCAATGTCTAAGCAAACCATCAATGAAATTTTATTTTGGGTGATGGGAAGTCTGGCTATGCGGGGCTGGTCCTATACAAGTGTCTTATTGCCATACTTAGTGATAGGACTACTGATTTTATTTGCATATGCTCGTCCCTTAAATATGCTTGCATTGGGAGAGAGACAAGCCGGGCATCTAGGTCTGCATGTAGAACGGACGAAGTGGATCGTGCTACTAACAGCTACTCTCGTGACGGCAGCTGCTGTATCCGTGGCAGGTGTGATCGGTTTTGTTGGATTGGTCGTTCCTCATTTACTTCGGATGATCATAGGGTCTGATTACCGCTTATTGATCCCCATGTCTGCTTTAGGTGGTGCTATTTATGTGTTGTGGGCGGATACCATCTCCCGTACCTTACTTGCCCCAACAGAGATACCACTTGGAGTAGTAACCGCCTTTATTGGTGCACCGTTCTTTGCCATGCTACTGATCCGAAATAAACGGAAGCGCAGGGGAGGATGA
- a CDS encoding ABC transporter ATP-binding protein yields the protein MKSRGQQVTSEHKLQQNRDYSTYFNSQETLQKEQNAPVISVCDVSHRYGNQSVLQQVSIEIRAGEWLGIIGPNGSGKSTLLSLMSRAETPSAGQILVYGKDIKSYGRKKLSQHMAVLQQETIPAIHYTVQEVVEMGRFPYQSWWGTETEDSGPFIDSIMDRLQLKKLANKRLDQLSGGQRQRAALAKLMAQSPSIVLLDEPTTYLDIHYQVQFMDVVQEWQQDCGVTVVSVLHDLNLASLYCDRIIVLHDGRISDEGTPTEMMTTKRLSDVFQVNTAIVPHPKTERPQVLVCPKQRSEKLTGE from the coding sequence ATGAAGAGCAGAGGACAACAAGTAACATCAGAACATAAGCTACAGCAAAATCGTGATTATTCCACATACTTCAATAGCCAGGAGACCTTGCAAAAAGAACAGAATGCTCCTGTCATTTCTGTCTGTGATGTCTCACATCGATATGGAAATCAATCGGTTTTGCAACAGGTGAGCATTGAGATTCGAGCGGGTGAGTGGCTAGGTATTATTGGACCGAATGGCAGTGGCAAATCTACCCTGCTATCTCTGATGTCACGAGCGGAGACGCCATCTGCTGGACAGATTCTCGTATATGGAAAAGACATCAAGTCATATGGGAGAAAAAAACTGTCCCAGCATATGGCTGTTCTTCAACAGGAAACGATACCTGCGATTCATTATACGGTGCAAGAAGTCGTAGAAATGGGACGTTTTCCATATCAATCCTGGTGGGGAACAGAAACTGAGGATAGTGGACCGTTTATCGATAGCATTATGGATCGACTACAGTTGAAGAAGCTGGCAAACAAAAGACTAGACCAATTGAGTGGTGGACAACGACAGAGAGCTGCATTAGCCAAGTTAATGGCTCAGTCGCCTAGCATCGTTTTGTTGGATGAACCAACCACTTATTTAGATATTCATTATCAAGTGCAATTCATGGACGTGGTGCAGGAGTGGCAGCAGGATTGCGGGGTAACAGTCGTATCTGTTTTACACGATCTGAATTTAGCTTCCCTGTACTGTGATCGGATTATTGTGCTACATGATGGTAGGATTTCGGATGAGGGAACACCGACTGAAATGATGACCACAAAGCGACTTTCTGACGTTTTTCAAGTAAACACAGCGATTGTCCCTCATCCCAAGACGGAGCGACCTCAGGTACTGGTTTGCCCGAAACAGCGATCAGAAAAGCTGACAGGTGAATAG
- a CDS encoding HTH domain-containing protein, giving the protein MGKTRANSKVFTEQEMKHLEANPYVQHVTYKSITYAPAFKVAAVKAYQEGQTPMEIFCGAGFDIDVIGHNKPKTCLKRWRNVYQIHGEIGLLEEQRGKKSTGRPSTTELSVEEKLKRAEARIKFLEAENDFLKKLDALEKQKLQR; this is encoded by the coding sequence GTGGGAAAAACAAGAGCTAATTCAAAGGTTTTCACGGAACAAGAAATGAAACATCTTGAAGCTAACCCTTATGTTCAGCATGTAACGTACAAAAGTATTACTTATGCACCAGCATTTAAGGTAGCAGCTGTCAAAGCGTATCAAGAGGGACAAACACCTATGGAAATTTTTTGTGGTGCTGGTTTTGACATAGACGTTATTGGTCATAACAAACCAAAAACATGCTTAAAACGTTGGCGTAATGTGTATCAAATTCATGGAGAGATCGGCCTTTTAGAAGAACAACGAGGAAAGAAAAGTACGGGTAGACCCTCGACAACGGAGTTGTCCGTAGAGGAAAAGCTTAAACGAGCTGAGGCGCGTATCAAGTTTTTAGAGGCGGAGAACGACTTTTTAAAAAAGCTCGACGCGCTCGAAAAGCAGAAGTTGCAGAGGTAA